The genomic interval GGTAGCCGTTGAAACGATCGGCTTCCACCGTGCCGGGGTTGGCCTCCATGGTGGTCTCGGCGTCGTCCTCCAACGGCAACCGCGCCCGCACGCCGTCCAGCAGGCGTTGCATGGCTTCGGCGCTGAGCAGGCTCGGCGTGCCGCCGCCGATGAAGATGCTGTGCAGCGGGCGATGACCGGCCAACGGCAGATCGGCGTCCAGATCCGCAAGTAGGTGCGAGACATACTCATCATGCGGCACATCCCCTTTCAGGGCGTGCGAGTTGAAATCGCAGTAGGGGCATTTCTGTATGCACCACGGGATGTGGATATACAGGCTGAGCGGCGGCAGCTTAAGCATGGTGCAGCGCGTCCAGCAGCAGACGCAGCGCCTGCCCGCGGTGGGAGTGGGCGTGCTTTTCCTCGCGGCTCAGTTGAGCGGCGGTCTTCCCGAGCGACGGTACCTGAAAGATCGGATCGTAACCGAACCCGCCTTCGCCTGCCGGCGCACGGGTAATCATGCCCTGCCAGCGGCCGTGGCAGACCAGCGGCGTCGGGTCGTCGGCGTGACGCAGATAAACCAGCACGCAATGGAAGCTGGCCCGGCGCTGTTCATCCGGCACATTTTCCAGTGCCTGCAGCAGCTTCTCCAGATTCTGACGGTCGGTGGCGTCGTGGCCGGCATAGCGGGCGGAGTAGATGCCCGGCGCGCCGCCGAGTGCGTCCACCGCCAGTCCGGAGTCGTCGGCGATGGCGGGCAACCCGGTTTTTCGGGCGGCGTGACGGGCTTTCAGGATGGCGTTTTCGATAAAGGTCAGGCCGGTTTCTTCGGCATTGTCCACGTTCAGCGCGGTCTGGGCGACGACGTCGAAGCCGAAGTCGGCCAGCAGACCGGCCAGCTCACGCACTTTACCGGCGTTACCGGTGGCTAAAACGAGTTTTTGCATTACTGCTCCTGTTGTTGTAACCCTCCGTCGGGCGGAGGACGTCGGAAAAGGCGGGTGAAGTCATCAAATGGCGACGGCGGAACCGCCGTCGCAATGGAGCGCGTTATCGATCGGGCAATAACGCCGCGATAGCCGCTGGAATCGCCTGCGGGGAGTGGATTCTAAGCTGTTTATGCCGCCCAAGCTCCCCTTTTTCGATAGTCACCCGGCTTTTGGCTACGCGGAATTGTTTGGCCATAAATTGGATCAGATGGGCATTGGCCTGCCCGTCTACCGGCGGCGCGGTGATGGCGACTTTCACTTCGTCGTTGCCATGCAACCCGACTATCTGGTCGCGGCTGGCTTTCGGCTGAATGTACAACCGGATCACCAGCGCGTCTTCATCGCGGCTGACGGCACTCAC from Musicola paradisiaca NCPPB 2511 carries:
- a CDS encoding coproporphyrinogen-III oxidase family protein, encoding MLKLPPLSLYIHIPWCIQKCPYCDFNSHALKGDVPHDEYVSHLLADLDADLPLAGHRPLHSIFIGGGTPSLLSAEAMQRLLDGVRARLPLEDDAETTMEANPGTVEADRFNGYQQAGVNRISIGVQSFSAEKLTRLGRIHGPEEAKRAAQLAA
- the yggU gene encoding DUF167 family protein YggU, which codes for MSAVSRDEDALVIRLYIQPKASRDQIVGLHGNDEVKVAITAPPVDGQANAHLIQFMAKQFRVAKSRVTIEKGELGRHKQLRIHSPQAIPAAIAALLPDR
- the rdgB gene encoding RdgB/HAM1 family non-canonical purine NTP pyrophosphatase, producing MQKLVLATGNAGKVRELAGLLADFGFDVVAQTALNVDNAEETGLTFIENAILKARHAARKTGLPAIADDSGLAVDALGGAPGIYSARYAGHDATDRQNLEKLLQALENVPDEQRRASFHCVLVYLRHADDPTPLVCHGRWQGMITRAPAGEGGFGYDPIFQVPSLGKTAAQLSREEKHAHSHRGQALRLLLDALHHA